In the genome of Pyrobaculum islandicum DSM 4184, the window GTAGGCTACCGCAAGCCTGCCGCCGTACGCGGCCTACACCCCAGCGGCTTTGTAGAAGCTATTGTACATAGCCCAGAGGAGCTGAGTAAACTAGACCCCAAGATACACGCCGTTAGAATAGGGAGGACAGTGGGGCTAAAGAAAAGACTTGAGATTGTGAAAAAGGCGCGAGAGCTGGGATTCTACGTGCTTAATCCTGGGAAAAGGGTGGAGGAGCTGTTGAAGAAAGAGTTAAATAAGGCCCAGTCTAGCCAATAGGTATGGTCGATGTGAAAAGACTTGCGGCAGAAATCTTGGGAGTTGGGGTAAGTAGGGTAAAGATATCGCCTGAAGCCGCCGAGAGGTTAGAAGAGGTGGTTACTAAAGACGATGTAAGAGCGCTCATAGACCAAGGGCTTATTTGGGCTGAGCAGAAAAAAGGCGTATCTAGAGGACGTTGGCGTATTAGACATGAGAAAAAGAAGGAGGGGAGGAGGAGGGGACACGGTAGCCGCAAGGGGAGGAGGACAGACGAAGAAGAGGTGTGGAAAAACAAAGTGAGGGCCATGAGGAGATTTCTAAATACTTTGAAGAAAAAGGGCTTGATAGAACCTAGAGTCTGGAGACAGCTATATAGGATGGTGAAGGGCAACTACTTCCGTGACTTAAGTCACTTGAAGATGTATATAAACGAACATAAGCTAGCGAAAGAGCCTGTACGGTAACATGGCAAGAGGCCCTAGATATAAGGTTCCGTTTAGAAGGAGGAGGGAGGGCCTCACTAACTATAGGAAGAGGAGGAAGTTACTACTCTCTAAAAAGCCTAGGCTTGTGGTTAGGAAGACAAACAAACACATAATTGCTCAGGTCGTTGTGGCAAAGCCACAAGGCGACGTGACTATTGTAGGCATAGACACAAGGGCGCTTGCTAAATTCGGCTGGAAGGGAGATGAGAACAACACCCCGGCCGCATACCTACTGGGGCTTATCGTTGGATACAAGGCGAGAATACGTGGTGTGAAAGAAGCTGTGCTTGACATAGGTCTTCACAGACCTGTGGCTGGGTCGAGAGTGTTTGCAGTGCTTAAGGGCGCTCTAGACGCCGGTTTAGAGATTCCCCATGGCGAAGAGATCATCCCCAGCGACGATAGAATATCTGGTAAACACATCGCGGAATATGCAGAAAAACTCAAGAAGGAAAACCCAGAGCTCTACAAGACGAGATTCTCTCGATACCTCCAGCGGGGATTAGCTCCAGAAGAGTTGCCTACTCACTTTGAGGAAGTGAAAAAGAAAATTATAGAGTATTACGAGGGAAAACTCGCCAAAGCTATAGCTCAGTAATATATATATTCTTCCGAGGTTCTATCTTATAGAGTGCCGCTGGAGTGCCGCCCTAGGCGGCTCTATGATAGTCGGCCCCCCGGCCTTAAATTTTAAAAATAGCTATTTACATAAAGGCAAGCCCCGGTAGCTCAGCCCGGTCGGAGCGCCCTGGGGTAACGCCCCGCGTATGCCTTGTAGCTGTTGGCAAGACAGCGGGAGGTCCCGGGTTCGAATCCCGGCCGGGGCTTTTTATATCAAGTTGTCGTAGTCCAGTGTGTAGAGATCTATATTACGAGCGGGGGTAATGAACACTGGCGGGAAGAGGCGATAACGCCTAGGGTCATGGTTTTAATATCGTTTTTCTTCTGGCTTGTGGAGG includes:
- a CDS encoding 50S ribosomal protein L32e, with the translated sequence MSARPRRELPQPLRRLLRLRLLLKRKKPDFVRIDQWRYKRIEDSGWRNQRSLDNKIRRKWKGWPKPVEVGYRKPAAVRGLHPSGFVEAIVHSPEELSKLDPKIHAVRIGRTVGLKKRLEIVKKARELGFYVLNPGKRVEELLKKELNKAQSSQ
- a CDS encoding 50S ribosomal protein L19e, translated to MVDVKRLAAEILGVGVSRVKISPEAAERLEEVVTKDDVRALIDQGLIWAEQKKGVSRGRWRIRHEKKKEGRRRGHGSRKGRRTDEEEVWKNKVRAMRRFLNTLKKKGLIEPRVWRQLYRMVKGNYFRDLSHLKMYINEHKLAKEPVR
- a CDS encoding 50S ribosomal protein L18 → MARGPRYKVPFRRRREGLTNYRKRRKLLLSKKPRLVVRKTNKHIIAQVVVAKPQGDVTIVGIDTRALAKFGWKGDENNTPAAYLLGLIVGYKARIRGVKEAVLDIGLHRPVAGSRVFAVLKGALDAGLEIPHGEEIIPSDDRISGKHIAEYAEKLKKENPELYKTRFSRYLQRGLAPEELPTHFEEVKKKIIEYYEGKLAKAIAQ